In a genomic window of Gossypium arboreum isolate Shixiya-1 chromosome 7, ASM2569848v2, whole genome shotgun sequence:
- the LOC108481864 gene encoding mini zinc finger protein 2 isoform X3 gives MRKRQVVLRREEPPRSSSTNSSLTSRSVRYAECQKNHAAGVGGYAVDGCREFMASGEEGTTAALTCAACGCHRNFHRREVETEVACDCSSPPPFNGA, from the coding sequence ATGAGGAAGCGACAAGTGGTACTGAGAAGGGAGGAGCCACCAAGAAGCAGCAGCACCAATTCATCGTTGACAAGTAGAAGTGTGAGATATGCAGAGTGCCAAAAGAACCATGCCGCTGGGGTCGGAGGTTATGCTGTTGATGGGTGCCGGGAATTCATGGCCAGCGGTGAAGAAGGAACAACTGCAGCCCTTACTTGTGCTGCTTGCGGCTGCCATAGGAATTTCCATAGAAGGGAAGTTGAAACTGAGGTAGCTTGTGACTGTTCATCACCTCCTCCTTTCAATGGAGCATAA
- the LOC108481864 gene encoding mini zinc finger protein 2 isoform X1: MRLKGSPSLIRFGNRSTKMRKRQVVLRREEPPRSSSTNSSLTSRSVRYAECQKNHAAGVGGYAVDGCREFMASGEEGTTAALTCAACGCHRNFHRREVETEVACDCSSPPPFNGA; this comes from the exons ATGAGACTAAAAGGTTCTCCTTCTCTTA TACGATTTGGGAATCGATCGACGAAAATGAGGAAGCGACAAGTGGTACTGAGAAGGGAGGAGCCACCAAGAAGCAGCAGCACCAATTCATCGTTGACAAGTAGAAGTGTGAGATATGCAGAGTGCCAAAAGAACCATGCCGCTGGGGTCGGAGGTTATGCTGTTGATGGGTGCCGGGAATTCATGGCCAGCGGTGAAGAAGGAACAACTGCAGCCCTTACTTGTGCTGCTTGCGGCTGCCATAGGAATTTCCATAGAAGGGAAGTTGAAACTGAGGTAGCTTGTGACTGTTCATCACCTCCTCCTTTCAATGGAGCATAA
- the LOC108481864 gene encoding mini zinc finger protein 2 isoform X2 — protein MRLKVRFGNRSTKMRKRQVVLRREEPPRSSSTNSSLTSRSVRYAECQKNHAAGVGGYAVDGCREFMASGEEGTTAALTCAACGCHRNFHRREVETEVACDCSSPPPFNGA, from the exons ATGAGACTAAAAG TACGATTTGGGAATCGATCGACGAAAATGAGGAAGCGACAAGTGGTACTGAGAAGGGAGGAGCCACCAAGAAGCAGCAGCACCAATTCATCGTTGACAAGTAGAAGTGTGAGATATGCAGAGTGCCAAAAGAACCATGCCGCTGGGGTCGGAGGTTATGCTGTTGATGGGTGCCGGGAATTCATGGCCAGCGGTGAAGAAGGAACAACTGCAGCCCTTACTTGTGCTGCTTGCGGCTGCCATAGGAATTTCCATAGAAGGGAAGTTGAAACTGAGGTAGCTTGTGACTGTTCATCACCTCCTCCTTTCAATGGAGCATAA